GTGTTTATCGACTAAAAAAGTAAGTTTTGAATTCATTTATGGGAGAAACATCGTAACATGGTTTAACAGGTTTAATGACAAACTatagagtaatccctcatttagagtaatccctcgtttattgtggttaattggttacagacccgtAATAAGTgagattcctgatttataaatcaaatattttcatagttagagcatagaaaacctatttatgaccttctaaatacgtgtcttatttttttatctttttattagagggctctaacattattagagcactctagacatgaagtaacacccctatagccacctttacactcatatcacccaaaatagaagacataataagagaaaataaaacataaatacatgatataatagactcacacatgtttgcattgggaaagttccttgttgttcttttttttttacttcctgttctgtccagtacttcctgtggtggctattgtttcatcagtgtaacattactgacaccaactgaccagtttagaatactgcatgttttcttgtatttgtaagttcatttagccttttttttttgcttcaaaatgcttaatttaggcaaaaaaaaatacgttatatttgcttaaatatggatattGTTTGCCTAATactaggctgtattcaaccacaacacagcaatgatttattaattaatatatttttgaagaacTGATAGGGTGaaactgcaaaatttgaagctcaaagtggcaagggatgacttaATGCAAGATATATTTGTACCTGGTGTGTATACATTTTCTGTAAATGTGTGATTATTTCTTTCAAAGGAATCCAGAGCAGCAGACGATACAGTGGAAGATTCCCAGCCTTTCTAACAGGTCTGAAAATGGAGGcaagtattcattcattcattccatcaCTGTTCAATCTGtttgtgttatttcatatcaaCACCATGCCGACGTGTGTATTGATGTCCTGTAGGAGTTGGGGCTCTCCTGGGCCGGTTCCAGATGACAGCGGGTCCGAGTAAACCCTCCCAGCTGGCAGTTCACTTCACCAGTGAGGGGAGCACACTGTCTGGCTGTGACATCCAGCTGCTTGGGACTGGATACCGCCTATCCCTGATCAAGAAGAGGTTCGCTGCAGGTCAGTTTGAACACGCATGACTACAACGTAGCTTTATTTCGTACCAGTTTGAGTCATTCTTATCTAAAAACACTTTTGCTCCACAGGGAAGTATTTGGCAGATAATTAGTGGACCTTCCTGTGCATGGAAACAAGAGTATCTGTGGCTTTTGACTGTGAAGACAATGAATCCACCCTCTCTTTAGGATATTTTAACAACATAATCAGTAGGATAACTGCTGCTGAGTTTATGCAATTTGATAACAACATTTAGTTTATACACTTTAAATGATTCCTGGCAACTCTGAACTTGGTGGATTCAATACAGTACTCTTTCCaatgacttttgacttgattgtCATTGTAAATTTGCTGTAAAAGACGATAGATTATATATTATGAGCGCAATCTTATGGTGGAAgatgtacaaaaaatgtgtataataGAGTTACTTCCCCACGTTAAATTATAGGtcataaaatcacatttttactgCCATTTTGAAtgatttgtctttgtcattgtcTGAGCAAgggactgtttttgttttgttttgttttgtttttttttacttttttttgcaaaaaaatgtttttgcagcacaaaagatatttttttgtttttatctacTTCTCTGAAACCTAATCGGGCCCTTCAATTTGATGATGTATGACAGGGATGTTACCATTGTGTGTTAAAACTAGAATTAATGAGAACATTTGAGAACTCTGTATTTCTTTACAGAGAAAGAATATACTTGCAAACAAATCCACATTAagtttggatttattttaagtttatttttttatttcatttttgtagtatttaataAGGCACAGTGTTgcgaaagtgtttgccccttcctgatttattttttttttatgtttatcatacttaaatgtttcagatcatcaaacaaattgaaatattagtcaatgacaacacaactgaacacaaaatgcagtttttaaatgaaactttttgttattaagggagaaaaaagccaaacctacatggccctgtgacTGCccaccctgttaaaacataacttaactgagattcattgaatctgtcagtctggaaaaggttataaatccatttctaaagctttgggactccagcgaaccacagtgagagactATCCACAAATGAcgtaaacatggaacagtggtgaaacttcccaggagcggctggccaaccaaaattaccccaagagcgcagcgccgactcatccaaggggtcgcaaaagaccccacaacaacatccaaagaactgcaggcctcacttgcctcagttaaggtcagtgttcatgacgccaccatgagaaagacactgggcaaaaacggcctgcatggcagagttccaaaacgaaaaccactgttgaacaaaaacaacattaaggcttgtctcaattgtggaagaaaacatcttgatgatctccaagacctttgggaaaatactctgtggtctgaagaGAGtcgaactttttggaaggtgtgtatcccattacatctggccacatttcagaaaaagaacatcataccaacagtaaaatatggtggtggtagtgtgatgatccGGGccttttttgctgcttcaggagctggaagacttgctgtaataaatgaaaccagtaattctgctgtctaccaaaaaatcctgaaggagaatgtcctgaGAATgtcctgaatcctattgagatgctgtggcatgatctttaaaaaggcgcttcatgctggaaaaccctccaatgtggctgaattacaacaattctgcaaaaatgagggtgccaaaattctcaactcattgcaagttatcacaaacgcttgattgcagttgttgctgctaagggtggcccaaccagttattaggtttagggggcaatcactttttcacacagggccatgtaggcttggatgttttattttcccttaataataaacattttcatttaaaaactgcattttgtgcttagttgttggatgatctgaaacatttaattgtgaagaaatcaggaaggggagggggcaaacactttttcacaccaatgaaataaaaaaatgttttattttcataagtTGATTAAGTcatatttggaaaaacatgcattttaaagtGATTTCCGGTAATTCAGCTGCAATACCAGTGTGCAATACCCCGAAAAAACACTTCATATTACCCATAAGGCTGTGTGTGATTGGTGACATATTATTTTCCTCTCTGTGGTTGTTGTCTAAACGAGCCTTAAGATCAACACGGGCCGAGTGCCGTGTGCTGGAGAAATGAGGTTTGAATTAATTTAAAGATTACTATTGGGGGAGCAGGAGTTTCATGCTGCTTGATAACTTGGCCGTGGTCTTTGCTGACCGGCGGACGTCAAAAAGTGATGAAGTGTGCAACAGAAGACAGGCtgtttcattttctttcatGTCCACcctgtttatgttttatgtatgtttattttctaACAGCAATATATAAAgatttaagtgtaaaaagtataGATTAAGAgctacgttaaaaaaaaaaaattctcttcCTCTCATATGGATATGTGTTTGTGGTTGTTTATTGGTGTCATAAGGCATTAGGTTGTACGGAGCAGCACCATTTCTCTTCACCTATTGTTTCCCCATGTGGGTTTCgtgtacaacaacaacaacaaataagtgTTACTGTTGATGAATAACTCCAGTGCCGCATGAAATCTGCATTCGCCCTTCACTGGTTGTTTCAGTGTAATGCAAACTCCTCCGTGTCAGTAAGGTCATGATACAGCGTGTGCTATTGTATAATCATGTAATGACATCATCTCAACCCCACACCCTGGTTCCATATGAAGAACTGTATTGGGCATGCAGTCATAAATGTTGCCACTTTTACAAAACAATTTCATGCATTTCTATTGCATTGCTTTGTGTAAATCATCCCATGTTTATCAGTTTCTCAGTTAAGGCCTGGGTGTAATAGAGCAATCAAATCGTTTCTGTATTCTTTGCCTTGTGTTTGAGAATACTGACTGTGGCTATTTTTTTAACGGCTGTACTTCTTTAACACACAGAATATGCAAACATTTAATGTACATTTCCCATCCAAAGATTTGCAGAGTAAATATGTGGAAGAAGTCAGTTCAGTGTAATACCTGTTTTACTTGGTAATAAAGAGGTTGCAATACCAGACAGCAACTTGCTGTTGcgccagtgtaaaaaaaaaaatccttattaGAGTAATGGTAATTCCAGTTTGCGTTTATTTCACACAGCCATCCGTGGTCATTTTGTGACGAATGTGTACCTTTTCGTTGCGCGACGTCACGAAGCATTACGGTAACGACCTTATCACGTGGATTTGAAGATAACCACGCCTACTTCCTCAACCAAACGCTAACACAAAATCACATTGGCTTGACTAGAGTTGCTTTCGTCTGTGTCGTCGCATCATAAATGGCgttgtgtcataaaaaataaaataaaagggtAACTATGTTTGTACTACtatatttatttgtcatttagcACGACTCGGGcagttaatgaggttttaaaatatttattgttataaaattagttttatttatgacgTTTATCATTTCAATGATATCAACAATTATATCACTTCCATGTAATATCCTTCGTTTTGGAAACAGGCTAAATAAACGCCACTTCCGGTAAGGAAGCCAGTAAACCCCGCCCACTGGCGTTATAGTTGTCACGACAACACCAAACTCCAGACGGCTGCTagtttattttacattaaaatgctTCTTATAGTTTGACTTAAGCACTCTCGGTGGAGGTTTGCCTTTTATGTTTAAATATAGTTCATTATAAAGAAACGTGAGACATCGTTATTTGGTCATTCTGGTTTCTGCGAGATTTGAATTCGTTGCTGCACGAAGGAGAAGCTGCCATGTCTGATGTGCTGAAAGATAAATCTAtcagaagagaaaagaagaccaGCAAGGCGCCCTCAGAGGGAAGCCACGGAATCAAAGTCAAAGACCTAGCTGGCAAGACTAAGGAGTGAGTGGACCTTTTACTTTACTTCTTTATTTGTCCACTTATTATTTTGATACCTTCACTCATCCTGTAATAACATCATCGCCTCTTTGTGTCCTCCAGCTCTTTAAGCAATGTGTCCTGCATAGAAGAACACCACGATGAAAACACTCGGATGGTTGTGACACTTGAGAACACCTACCAACTAGGTAATCGCTTCTTTGTGACTCTGATTATGGCTTTAAATAACACAGATTTGGCATGGCACGTGGTCATTTTCCCACAAACGTGATTGTAAACTTGAACGTAAGTATGTATGGTCTACTTCAGTGGTTCTCTAATGCGGGTACTTGAGAtaaaaaaagatacaaaattaaagaaatgaaattaaaaaaataataataattaaacacAAATTACACAACAGGAGAAATATCTCACACGTTTTCCTTGCAGAGCAAATCTGTATAGCATGGAGAGCACTGATTAAAAAAACCAAAAGGAAATAAAGTATGCATTCAGGTGCAGCTCAATGAATTATAACATTGTGCAAAATTCAGGAGTTCAGTTCAGACTAAGAAAGCAGTTAAATGCTCAGGAAAtgtttgcagttcatttgctgcttaAAGCGTGAAGCAGTCGTTtacaatattgtgattttttttttttttacactttgacaTACTGAACTTGAACTACAGAACAGCTGTGAGTTCTAATCGTCAACATTATGGATGATAAACTATTTTTCATCTGTAGAATGGGCATGGGCCCCTTACCGGTTAAAGTCCCGATTTCGAAAGCGCTACATTTTTCCGTCATACTGTTCCTgaggtatgagagaaagtgcaGATAGCGCCGGCGTTAGCTGCCTTGTTGGCATTGAGGGTCGCCGGTACAGCCGCGCTGTTGTCACCATTGTTGGTTgacaacattgcacaactttgacatattaacacataTCCATTTACAAAACAAATCCATTGGAGTAACAACTTAGTTTTTTCATgttatattttcatgaaatattttaaactgCTGTATTTCGTTGTGACCAccagatggcagtgttttgcgTGTGGCGACTTATTtgaatgttttcctttttataaTAAAGCAAGTGTTTTATTgcgtgtttattcctccagcaaatgcTATAATATAAGAAGACCAATGGACTGAGTACTCACACAAGGACTCCTGTGACATTTACACCTGCTAACAttaattattcatatttcatattgcattttattcctggtgctcgcgtgcgcatatctagcgtattcccttGGCTGACAATCtatctcgcttatagatggataatatcatcagggaatgctgttttttaaaacaaaaaaaatgtatccatgtcccctcgggaaccTTGTAGGTTCTcgataaatggtgacgccatctccgaattagtgAAACGGTGGCACTTTCATCGCCCGTTGTAAGCCGAAAGCCTGGactagcctaagttaccatggtgatagagctgctttaaaagagagcgaCCTTCGCCGAACAAgcaagtccggctttcaactcaacacagctcgctaaccaactaaactcgcttcgcagaatacccccaggtctcagttgctaacaacaatcacaagaCCCGGAAACGCAAGTTTGTGGAGAAGACTCGCACATTCACCACTACAGTAACGCTAATGCTTTaaatcattttgaacatgcataaaaGTTACACAGGAGCACGTCACATTGTACAAATCACAGatccgcatgtccaaaaaggagtaggaagaagcaaatcttatttaatcctactcctcaGCCGTCACataaattacaatacatttgtccaCCTGGTGCATTCCagatgtactctttgccaattgtaaatacatgggaaaataatgaaataataacttaacagtacgacttttttgtgaccttcttgagccacttgattgcatttatttgcactttgctttgttgttgttgtttttttttactacgtTCTAAGCGactttagtgggttagcgagctttGTTGAGTTGAAAGCccggacttgcgtgttcagcgaaggtggatctcttttaaagcagctctatcaccatggtaacttaggctaaactcatatcctggtcgggaccaggttatgtccaggctttcatcttaaaatcagcTGTgcaagtgccactgtttcactgtttaactatttcagagatggcgtcaccatttattgagaacctacgaggttcccgAGGAGAcacggagaaaaaaaagagcattccctgatgatgaTATTCATCTATAAACGAGATGGATTTTCAGACAAgggaatacgctatgtatactcacacgagcaccaggaataaaatgcaatatgaaatatgagtAAGTAGGCCAACAttagcagacgtaaacgtcaccgcagtccttgcgtgagtactcacgtcaacactgccatctagtggtcacaacgagatacaacaagaagacacactgcaaaaatgtacatacgtttttgctccaatgtatttatttttgaaatggataagtgttaaaatgtcgAAGTTGTGCAGTGTTGAGCGTCGGTAAATGGAAAGACTAGTAGTGTATAGTTGGTCTACTGAGTCAGTGTTAACTTACCCATTACAtgtattggcggcgacagtgttgctttaaGCAGCCAAAATCTTTTGGGAACtgctcataacgctccataaaaATCACCgacttattttttgtaaaatacactggctgggatcgcttcagTTTTCAGCGGAAGTTCatcgttttatttattattttagaaagaattcagttattttttgttcttaCTGTTAAATACACATGTTCCACTTTCACCGTGTTCTATCACAGGGTTTAAAAATTACTGTTTTGACttgattttttcccctcccttttTCAAGAAagatgtttcaaaataaaataacccaAGGTTATCACACCATCAGAATGCCAATGCCTGCTATAGAAAATAAGAGTTTGACGTTTTGAATTGAACTGTTGAAgtaataagtatttgatcccctgctgattctGTAACAGATATGAGAGAGGCAGaatgtaccaaaaaaaaaaaatccaggaaaACCGATATTAAAGTTtgatttttcatgtaaaatctTTATTATACCCCCTAAAGAGGGCACTTTAAGTtggcaattattttatttaaatttcaaaatgtttcaaataagaAGATACAGATGAGCACTGTTTTGGAAAGCAATAAATTAGCCAAATCCACCAAAAATGCTTTTCTCTGGTTTGGGGGTACCATTCCACAGGGGGGTACTTCACTGACAGACTTGAGCTTGAGTTAAAACCAGAACATCTTTAGCGACTGAGTCGTATTCCTGTTCTCGTCTTGCCCACAGGACCTCACAAACGCTTCCCAGCCCATGCTGCCGTGGAAATCCTGAGGGATGTACTCCCCAATTACCTGCAGGAGGAGAAATACGAAGTGGAGTGGTCTCGACAAATGACGAAAACCATATGTGAGGTAAACACGAGAAAGACCGTCGGCGGGTTTTCGTCTTTAAGTCAACGCTGACGGGTTTGGATATCCGCTCTCAGGTGATCCGAGCCCGTGTGAAGGAGCTGATGATCCGCAGGTATAAGCTGGTGGTGCTGGTTCACATTGGCCAGCTGGCTGGGCAGAGCATGCAGATCAGCAGCCGCTGTCTGTGGGATGCGTCTCAGGACACCTTCGCCTCGTGGTCCTTCAAGAACACCTCTCTGTACAGCACCGCCACTGTCTATGCTGTTTACTATGAGTGAAGCGCCAAGATAAACACGTTTTTGCAGCCAaaagtgttttctttatttttgctggtGTGAGAAATGACATCACATTGCTTTAACGGTGTCCTGTCGGTACTTTCCAACACATACGATGAGGCCCACTAGCAGAGCATGGTGAGGTCTCTCCTCCGACAACCCATCTGACAACACGCCGCTATCAAGACCTGGTCTTGGTCCCGCCAATACCGACCCAACACCGGCGCTTCATCTCTTGTCTTGACCACGCTTGGCTCTGCGCTACCTGCAGAAACATTCGTCAACCACCACTCAAGGCTTACCATCTCACCAACAACGTCAGGTAGGCGCACTCACCATCTCGGAAAGCCTCTTCTCCTATCAGTCGTCGCCACCTGGAGCCTCCACACGTGAACACCACCGCCCGCAGCAAGGCTCGACCACACAGCCGCAGTGTGTTAGTGTCGTCCAGCACCTGAGCCTGCGTTCCACGGCACACACGCAGCAGCAGCATCGCCATCAGAAGAATGGATCTCATGGAGCTGTTGATCCCAGTTGTTCAAGTACTGTTGTTGCCGCCCTGATAAGCCCCTTTTATGGACATGGTCCTCAGGAAGTGGTGATTCATCTtgcataattacattttttaagagCAGATGACAATCTTGGCCATTAGAGGGATAGTAACATTTTGGTAAATGTTAACGAGGGAGAATGGCTCATTTATGTCACGAGTGCAGGGCTTTTATCACCCCAGGTTTAGCAAAGGGTTCCCTTAATGGAGCACTCGAAGTATTCCTGGCTGTCTACATAGCAACATAGCAGCGTTTGTGGACACTGTCGTAAACATCATCCGTCATTCGGAGAAAAGACTGTTGCAtttgcatgtatgcgtgtgatTAAATTGCACTGACTCATGGAAAAATGCTGATAAACATGGAAGAGGTATGCAAGCTGATAGAAATGATGTATAtcatatcaaatcaaatcaaagtttatttgtatagcaccttacaacatcccaattgtgcccaaggtgcttcacaagagtaaaaacaggtTATAGCAAATGAGATCGAACAAgata
This sequence is a window from Dunckerocampus dactyliophorus isolate RoL2022-P2 chromosome 2, RoL_Ddac_1.1, whole genome shotgun sequence. Protein-coding genes within it:
- the LOC129176742 gene encoding relaxin-3-like, with protein sequence MRSILLMAMLLLRVCRGTQAQVLDDTNTLRLCGRALLRAVVFTCGGSRWRRLIGEEAFRDGSAEPSVVKTRDEAPVLGRYWRDQDQVLIAACCQMGCRRRDLTMLC
- the dynlt5 gene encoding dynein light chain Tctex-type 5, which gives rise to MSDVLKDKSIRREKKTSKAPSEGSHGIKVKDLAGKTKDSLSNVSCIEEHHDENTRMVVTLENTYQLGPHKRFPAHAAVEILRDVLPNYLQEEKYEVEWSRQMTKTICEVIRARVKELMIRRYKLVVLVHIGQLAGQSMQISSRCLWDASQDTFASWSFKNTSLYSTATVYAVYYE